In Mangrovivirga cuniculi, the following proteins share a genomic window:
- a CDS encoding NHL repeat-containing protein produces the protein MATVKYIFTWTILLVISQITHAHPSWGIVVDQNENIYFADILHNEMGSVWKLTNKGKLELLFENFHAHNVSLDADGNLITAHGENNHTMVRLNSDGKIDTLYHRLNHEEFNGGNSTYTPLGEIVFVAENYLWRVNQYGDKEKLSEYKLGWSQTVYADENGNYYAPDIGDGLGKLIKIDSTGSSTIIATNLISKLDRPFDRHADILMGITLGCDGHVYVAELAGKRIIKVLDNQKTETFYISSDGWFPTGVDFFSGNAYILEYKSKNGHEGPRIVKIDESGVKTILFNYDNYQKGAISPITKDNTNWFWWIGSAAIITLSTVILWIRRNKKLLPITKHSSGR, from the coding sequence ATGGCAACCGTAAAATACATTTTCACATGGACAATCTTATTGGTGATATCACAAATCACACATGCACATCCTTCATGGGGTATTGTTGTTGATCAAAACGAAAACATATACTTCGCAGACATTCTGCATAATGAAATGGGGTCGGTTTGGAAGTTGACCAACAAAGGAAAACTCGAACTTCTATTTGAAAACTTTCATGCTCATAACGTCAGTTTAGATGCTGATGGAAACTTGATTACCGCTCACGGTGAAAATAATCATACGATGGTTCGACTCAACAGCGATGGTAAAATTGACACACTATACCACAGATTAAATCATGAAGAGTTTAATGGGGGTAATAGCACCTATACACCACTTGGAGAAATTGTGTTTGTAGCTGAAAATTATTTGTGGCGTGTAAATCAATATGGAGATAAGGAAAAGCTCAGTGAATATAAACTTGGATGGAGTCAAACTGTATATGCTGATGAAAATGGCAATTATTACGCTCCTGATATAGGTGATGGCCTGGGAAAATTGATAAAAATTGACAGCACAGGAAGTTCAACAATAATTGCCACAAACTTGATTTCCAAATTAGATCGTCCTTTTGATCGGCACGCAGATATCCTTATGGGTATTACACTTGGTTGTGATGGACATGTCTATGTCGCAGAACTTGCTGGAAAACGGATAATAAAAGTACTGGACAATCAAAAAACAGAAACATTTTACATCTCAAGCGATGGATGGTTTCCCACAGGAGTCGACTTTTTTTCAGGTAACGCATACATACTAGAATACAAGTCGAAAAACGGACATGAAGGGCCTAGAATTGTCAAAATTGATGAGTCAGGCGTAAAGACCATCTTGTTTAACTACGACAATTACCAAAAAGGAGCGATTTCTCCAATCACAAAGGATAACACAAACTGGTTCTGGTGGATAGGAAGTGCTGCAATTATCACCTTATCGACTGTTATATTATGGATAAGAAGAAATAAAAAATTACTGCCAATAACTAAGCATTCGAGTGGCCGATAG